The following are from one region of the Granulicella aggregans genome:
- the bshA gene encoding N-acetyl-alpha-D-glucosaminyl L-malate synthase BshA, whose amino-acid sequence MKIGITCYPTYGGSGVVATELGIELAARGHEIHFITSSQPFRLTGREANIFFHEVAVYQYPLFEHPPYDLALATRMAEVAEFYSLDLLHVHYAIPHSVSALLARQMLAAKGKHLPFITTLHGTDITLVGLDRSYLPITRFGITESDGVTAISSYLRDRTREAFDIHSEIEVIRNFVNCDVYVRNPDLVAEMRPRYAAPNEKLIVHLSNFRPVKRVTDVVEVFARIAKEVPSRLMLIGDGPDRSAAEYLAMRHGVQDRIHFLGKQDNVNELLPLADLMIMPSEMESFGLAALEAMACGVPAIATRVGGVSELIDDGVTGRLFEVGDVEGMATAAIALLNDRIDLSTMAHAARRTAQDRFCATRIIPLYEEYYQRVIERTASHP is encoded by the coding sequence ATGAAGATCGGCATCACCTGTTACCCAACTTACGGCGGCTCCGGCGTCGTCGCCACCGAGCTCGGCATCGAGCTCGCCGCGCGCGGTCATGAGATCCACTTCATCACCTCGTCTCAGCCTTTCCGTCTGACCGGCCGAGAGGCCAACATCTTCTTCCACGAAGTGGCCGTCTACCAGTACCCTCTCTTCGAGCACCCGCCCTACGATCTCGCCCTCGCCACCCGCATGGCCGAGGTCGCCGAGTTCTACTCGCTCGATCTCCTTCACGTCCACTACGCCATTCCGCACTCGGTCAGTGCCCTACTTGCTCGCCAGATGCTGGCCGCGAAGGGAAAGCATCTGCCCTTCATCACCACGCTGCACGGAACGGACATTACGCTCGTCGGCCTCGACCGGTCGTACTTACCCATCACACGTTTCGGTATCACCGAGTCCGATGGCGTCACCGCCATCTCCAGCTATCTCCGCGACCGCACCCGCGAGGCCTTCGACATCCACTCCGAGATCGAAGTCATTCGCAACTTCGTCAACTGCGACGTCTACGTCCGCAACCCCGACCTAGTCGCCGAGATGCGCCCCCGCTACGCCGCGCCAAACGAAAAGCTGATCGTCCATCTCTCAAACTTCCGCCCGGTCAAGCGCGTCACCGACGTCGTCGAAGTCTTCGCTCGCATTGCCAAAGAGGTCCCGTCACGCCTGATGCTCATCGGCGACGGCCCAGACCGCTCCGCAGCCGAGTACCTCGCCATGCGGCACGGCGTCCAGGACCGCATCCACTTCCTCGGCAAACAGGACAACGTCAACGAGCTCCTTCCGCTAGCCGACCTGATGATCATGCCCTCGGAGATGGAGTCCTTCGGCCTGGCAGCGCTAGAAGCCATGGCCTGCGGCGTTCCCGCGATCGCGACCCGCGTCGGCGGCGTCTCTGAGCTCATCGACGACGGCGTCACCGGCCGCCTCTTCGAAGTGGGCGACGTCGAAGGTATGGCAACCGCCGCGATAGCCCTACTCAACGACCGTATCGACCTAAGCACGATGGCCCACGCCGCACGTCGCACCGCGCAAGATCGCTTCTGCGCTACGCGCATCATTCCGCTCTACGAGGAGTACTACCAGCGCGTGATCGAACGGACCGCCAGCCACCCGTAG
- a CDS encoding DNA-directed RNA polymerase subunit omega, with translation MTIENAFHNKYSLVKGVARRARQLQGGAPALGVSKSMKACRVAQDEIRSGAVSYVVTQKGSSLPAVPGFHTSEPEDHV, from the coding sequence ATGACGATAGAGAATGCCTTCCACAACAAGTACAGCCTGGTCAAGGGCGTTGCACGCCGCGCCCGTCAACTGCAGGGTGGCGCGCCCGCTCTCGGCGTCTCCAAGTCGATGAAGGCCTGCCGCGTTGCACAGGACGAGATCCGATCCGGTGCCGTCTCCTACGTTGTAACCCAAAAGGGCAGCAGCCTCCCGGCCGTGCCCGGATTTCATACCTCTGAGCCCGAAGATCACGTCTAG
- a CDS encoding ChbG/HpnK family deacetylase, whose translation MPTRLIINADDFGLTPGVNRAIAELHHAGVLTSATLMANGAAFDDAVAIAHANPTLGVGCHIVLTDGEPISPPESIPSLLGRDHRSLRPKLLGFVSDLLLGRISEFEIECEATAQIRKLQHAGVTVTHIDSHKHTHMFPQVTRPLLRVAEAHGIRAIRNPFEARWSWSLGHGGVSRRVQMKILDQLRHPFNAQPEILFEAVTSTTGSIGISATGDLNQQTLAEIMAKLPEGTWELVCHPGYNDADLDGITTRLRSHRKIEYDALLAVIPEILSHPNPPALIHYGDL comes from the coding sequence ATGCCGACCCGCCTCATCATCAACGCCGACGACTTTGGCCTCACCCCCGGCGTCAACCGCGCCATCGCCGAGCTCCACCACGCGGGCGTTCTCACCTCGGCCACGCTGATGGCCAACGGCGCCGCCTTCGACGACGCCGTCGCCATCGCCCACGCCAACCCCACACTCGGCGTAGGCTGCCACATAGTTCTAACCGACGGCGAACCGATCTCGCCGCCTGAATCCATCCCCTCACTCCTCGGTCGTGATCATCGCTCCCTCCGCCCAAAGCTCCTCGGCTTCGTATCCGATCTCCTCCTCGGCCGCATTAGCGAGTTCGAAATAGAATGCGAAGCCACCGCCCAGATTCGCAAGCTGCAACACGCCGGCGTCACCGTCACCCATATCGACAGCCATAAGCACACCCACATGTTCCCGCAGGTCACGCGCCCGCTTCTGCGCGTCGCGGAGGCCCACGGCATCCGCGCGATCCGTAATCCGTTCGAAGCGCGATGGAGTTGGTCGCTCGGCCACGGCGGCGTCTCCCGGCGCGTCCAGATGAAGATCCTCGACCAGCTCCGACACCCCTTCAACGCGCAGCCGGAGATACTCTTCGAGGCCGTCACCTCCACGACCGGCAGCATCGGCATCTCCGCCACCGGCGACCTGAACCAGCAGACCCTTGCGGAGATCATGGCGAAGCTGCCCGAAGGCACCTGGGAGCTCGTCTGCCATCCCGGCTACAACGACGCTGACCTCGACGGCATCACAACTCGCCTGCGCAGCCATCGCAAGATCGAGTACGACGCCCTGCTCGCTGTCATCCCTGAAATACTCTCGCACCCAAACCCGCCCGCGCTCATCCACTATGGGGACCTATGA
- the sseA gene encoding 3-mercaptopyruvate sulfurtransferase, whose translation MDHLVSPAWLKEHLSDPDVTVLDATLPAVGVTPVVDVHARYLEAHIPGAAFFDIEAISDHETSLPHMMPSPEAFARSMAELGVSSAAHLVVYEQQPVFSAPRAWWTLRTFGAARVSMLDGGLPAWIASGGTTESGMVHRPAAQFTAVLDPFAVKDLAAVKHALAHNAQIVDARSAARFNGTAPEPRPGLRSGHMPGAISLPFGELLQDGRLRSADELRSIFERRGLDLDKPITTTCGSGVTAAVLALGLDLAGAKQVSLYDGSWAEYASQPHAEIMGTQV comes from the coding sequence ATGGACCACCTCGTCTCGCCGGCATGGCTTAAGGAACACCTGTCCGACCCGGACGTCACCGTCCTCGACGCGACGCTCCCCGCCGTCGGCGTCACTCCCGTGGTCGATGTCCATGCCCGTTACCTCGAAGCGCACATCCCCGGCGCTGCCTTCTTCGACATCGAAGCCATCTCCGACCACGAGACCTCCCTGCCCCATATGATGCCGTCGCCTGAGGCATTTGCCCGCAGCATGGCGGAGCTTGGCGTCAGCAGCGCGGCACACTTAGTCGTCTACGAGCAGCAGCCCGTCTTCTCTGCGCCTCGCGCCTGGTGGACGCTCCGCACCTTCGGCGCAGCACGCGTCTCTATGCTCGATGGCGGCCTTCCCGCCTGGATCGCCTCCGGTGGCACGACCGAATCAGGCATGGTGCATCGTCCAGCGGCGCAGTTCACCGCCGTGCTCGATCCGTTCGCCGTCAAAGACCTCGCCGCGGTCAAACACGCCCTCGCCCACAACGCTCAGATCGTCGACGCACGCTCCGCAGCCCGCTTCAACGGCACCGCCCCAGAGCCACGCCCTGGCCTGCGCTCCGGCCACATGCCCGGCGCGATCAGCCTTCCCTTCGGCGAACTATTACAGGATGGCCGCCTCCGTTCTGCCGATGAACTGCGCTCCATCTTCGAGCGACGCGGTCTGGATCTCGACAAGCCCATCACCACTACCTGCGGCTCCGGTGTCACCGCCGCCGTCCTCGCACTTGGTCTTGACCTCGCGGGCGCAAAGCAGGTAAGCCTCTACGATGGATCGTGGGCCGAGTACGCTTCCCAGCCGCACGCAGAGATCATGGGTACCCAAGTCTGA
- a CDS encoding glycoside hydrolase family 3 C-terminal domain-containing protein, which yields MKRLFAVCAVLLSGQVLAQTTPAVYQDASQPAAVRAHDIVSRMTVEEKAAQLEDWATAIPRLGIPDYQTWSEALHGVANSGYATVFPQAIGMGATWDPALLHSVGDIISTEGRAKFNQAQREDNHRIFYGLTFWSPNINIFRDPRWGRGQETYGEDPFLTGKMGVAFIEGVQGDDPDHPKAVATSKHFAVHSGPESTRHTANVDVSPRDLEETYLPAFRSTVIDGHVKSVMCAYNAIDGMAACANTMLLKDHLRDAWGFKGFVVSDCAAIMDVTNGHHNAPDILHAAAISIKAGTDLSCSIWAPGFNTLADAVKQGVVSEALLTQAAERLYTARFQLGMFDKPGMNPNDKIPFSETASEPHREVALKAAQETMVLLKNTGALPLKKETQSIAVVGPTAALLTSLEGNYNGVSVNAVYPVDGIMKQFPGAAIHYAQGATLATGFSVPVPRTAFGEGLKTEYFADADWTGRPVAERIEKDIQHDWRDAAPVPEIQTHDYSVRWTGTVSVPAPGKYTFVVQGGESFPYSPNEGYSFAVDGKVLGEGSMTGNKLDMGNFKMAPGASPSAPPVMKGPKPLRIEMTFEDTKPHAFEMKYSHSGDLAGGGATLRWEAPAGGQLAEAVAAANASDVVVAFVGLSPQLEGEEMPVKMEGFNGGDRTSIALPKSQQDLLEAVAATGKPVIVVSLTGSALALTWAKEHAAAVIQAWYPGVEGGTAIAQTLAGENNPAGRLPLTFYASVDDLPAFADYTLKNRTYRYYTGKPLWGFGYGLSYTTFKYGPVQLSSATVKAGDPVTATVAVTNSGSVAGDEVVEAYLKTPQKGGPIHSLAGFKRVHLAPGESQSVTLEIPARSLSSVDDSGARSILAGSYKLSIGGAQPGETMSKSEVSFTMNGTMALPK from the coding sequence GTGAAGCGATTGTTCGCAGTGTGTGCCGTTCTTCTCTCGGGGCAGGTGCTGGCACAGACCACGCCCGCGGTATATCAGGATGCGTCGCAGCCGGCGGCGGTGCGGGCGCACGATATCGTGTCGCGTATGACGGTGGAAGAGAAGGCCGCGCAGCTTGAGGACTGGGCCACGGCCATTCCTCGGCTTGGGATTCCGGACTATCAGACCTGGAGCGAGGCGCTGCACGGCGTCGCCAACTCGGGTTACGCGACCGTGTTTCCACAGGCGATCGGCATGGGCGCGACGTGGGACCCGGCGCTGTTGCATAGCGTGGGCGACATCATCTCGACCGAGGGCCGGGCGAAGTTCAACCAGGCGCAGCGTGAGGACAACCACCGCATCTTCTACGGTCTGACCTTCTGGTCGCCGAACATCAATATCTTTCGCGATCCGCGCTGGGGGCGTGGACAGGAGACCTATGGTGAAGATCCGTTCCTGACTGGCAAGATGGGCGTCGCCTTCATTGAGGGCGTGCAGGGCGATGATCCTGACCATCCGAAGGCGGTTGCGACGAGCAAGCACTTTGCCGTGCATAGCGGGCCGGAGTCGACACGGCACACGGCGAATGTGGATGTGAGCCCGCGCGACCTGGAGGAGACCTACCTGCCGGCGTTTCGTTCGACGGTGATCGACGGCCATGTGAAGTCGGTGATGTGCGCTTATAACGCGATCGACGGGATGGCCGCGTGCGCGAACACGATGCTGCTGAAGGACCATCTGCGTGATGCGTGGGGGTTCAAGGGATTCGTGGTCTCGGATTGTGCAGCGATCATGGACGTGACGAACGGGCATCACAATGCGCCGGACATCCTGCATGCGGCGGCGATCTCGATCAAGGCGGGGACGGACCTTTCATGCAGCATCTGGGCTCCTGGCTTCAACACTCTGGCCGATGCGGTGAAGCAGGGTGTGGTCTCGGAGGCGCTGCTGACGCAGGCGGCGGAGAGGCTGTACACGGCGCGCTTTCAGCTGGGCATGTTCGATAAACCGGGGATGAATCCGAACGACAAAATTCCCTTTTCCGAGACTGCGTCGGAGCCTCATCGCGAGGTGGCGCTGAAGGCGGCGCAGGAGACGATGGTGCTGTTGAAGAACACCGGCGCACTTCCGCTGAAGAAAGAGACGCAGTCAATTGCTGTAGTGGGCCCGACGGCTGCGCTACTGACCTCGCTGGAGGGCAACTACAACGGCGTCTCTGTGAATGCGGTCTATCCCGTGGATGGCATCATGAAGCAGTTTCCCGGCGCGGCGATTCACTACGCTCAGGGAGCAACGCTGGCGACCGGATTTAGCGTGCCGGTACCGCGGACAGCGTTCGGCGAAGGTTTGAAGACGGAATACTTCGCCGATGCTGATTGGACGGGAAGGCCGGTGGCGGAGCGCATCGAGAAGGACATCCAGCATGACTGGCGCGATGCGGCACCGGTGCCGGAGATCCAGACGCACGACTACTCGGTTCGTTGGACGGGGACGGTGAGTGTGCCAGCTCCGGGCAAGTACACGTTTGTGGTTCAAGGGGGCGAGAGCTTCCCTTACTCGCCGAACGAGGGCTACAGCTTTGCCGTCGATGGCAAGGTGCTGGGTGAGGGCAGCATGACCGGTAACAAGCTGGACATGGGTAACTTCAAGATGGCTCCCGGCGCATCGCCCTCGGCACCGCCGGTGATGAAGGGGCCGAAGCCGCTTCGCATCGAGATGACGTTTGAGGACACGAAGCCGCACGCCTTCGAGATGAAGTACAGCCACTCGGGCGACCTTGCCGGAGGCGGTGCGACGTTGCGCTGGGAGGCCCCGGCAGGTGGGCAACTGGCGGAGGCTGTGGCTGCGGCGAATGCTTCTGACGTCGTCGTCGCGTTTGTCGGGTTGTCTCCACAACTTGAAGGCGAAGAGATGCCGGTCAAGATGGAGGGTTTCAATGGAGGCGATCGCACAAGCATTGCGCTTCCGAAGTCGCAGCAGGATCTGCTGGAGGCGGTTGCGGCGACGGGCAAGCCGGTGATCGTGGTATCGCTGACTGGAAGCGCTCTGGCGCTGACATGGGCGAAGGAACATGCTGCTGCTGTGATCCAGGCATGGTATCCGGGCGTCGAGGGCGGCACAGCGATCGCGCAGACGCTGGCGGGCGAGAACAATCCTGCGGGAAGGCTGCCGCTCACCTTCTATGCGTCGGTCGACGACCTCCCAGCGTTTGCCGACTACACGCTGAAGAACCGGACGTATCGCTACTACACGGGGAAGCCTCTGTGGGGCTTCGGATATGGGCTCAGCTATACGACCTTCAAGTATGGGCCGGTACAGTTGTCTTCCGCTACAGTCAAGGCGGGCGATCCGGTGACGGCGACCGTGGCCGTGACCAACAGCGGCAGTGTGGCGGGCGACGAGGTCGTCGAGGCCTATTTGAAGACGCCGCAGAAGGGGGGGCCGATTCACTCGCTGGCCGGCTTCAAGCGCGTGCACCTTGCACCGGGCGAGAGCCAGAGTGTGACCCTGGAGATTCCGGCGCGATCGCTTTCGAGCGTGGATGATTCGGGGGCGCGTTCGATTTTGGCTGGCTCGTACAAGTTGAGCATCGGTGGCGCTCAACCGGGGGAGACGATGAGCAAGTCCGAAGTGTCGTTCACGATGAATGGGACGATGGCGTTGCCGAAGTAG
- a CDS encoding sensor histidine kinase — protein MTHLVNAADPKLILITLLIELGVAAAVSSSLARSIRFKRLLLQKDRKPRQTLKLLAMICVPLMLGVWVRVTVPNFLAADISFEATILLGLIMGPAYAALGGAAMALPAVLHHEYWALPVNLLVAAVAGSFSAFADEEDIWLFSPLIDLSIYRWFKRNVRRPHFDRQIILLVLITVMQFAISMFARFYPQHFFDLYSDSWPIQLAICASAPVVVGIPLKIWNAIRIERQLEEQGRLLLEARLDALQRQINPHFLFNTLNSITSLVRSQPELAREMIVKLANILRVLLKDREAFVPFSEELAFTDDYLAIEVVRFGSKLRVVKEIAEDTLNIVVPSMLLQPLIENSIKHGLEPRISGGTVTLRSRILDGRLEIEVEDDGVGMAPESTAASPVSGLVRPGTGIGMRNVRERMEVLYGHEAEVSIESRPGRGTKVVLLMPILDSGAGPWAELGAVAQVGWGAAMKVISRG, from the coding sequence GTGACCCATCTTGTCAACGCCGCCGATCCCAAGCTGATACTGATCACGCTGCTGATCGAACTGGGTGTGGCGGCGGCGGTATCGAGTTCGCTTGCCAGGTCCATCCGCTTCAAGCGGCTGCTGTTGCAGAAGGACAGAAAGCCGCGGCAGACGTTGAAGCTGCTGGCGATGATCTGCGTGCCGTTGATGCTTGGCGTGTGGGTAAGAGTGACGGTGCCGAACTTCCTGGCGGCCGACATCAGCTTTGAAGCGACGATTCTGCTGGGGCTGATTATGGGGCCGGCCTATGCCGCTCTGGGCGGTGCGGCGATGGCCTTGCCTGCGGTGCTGCACCATGAGTACTGGGCGTTGCCGGTAAATCTTTTGGTAGCGGCGGTGGCGGGGAGTTTCAGCGCGTTCGCCGACGAAGAAGATATCTGGCTCTTTTCGCCGCTGATCGATCTCAGTATCTACCGGTGGTTCAAACGCAATGTAAGGCGTCCGCACTTCGATCGACAGATCATCCTGCTGGTGTTGATCACCGTGATGCAGTTCGCGATCAGCATGTTTGCTCGGTTCTATCCCCAGCACTTTTTTGACTTGTACTCGGACTCGTGGCCTATTCAGCTTGCAATCTGTGCCTCGGCACCGGTGGTTGTGGGTATACCGTTGAAGATCTGGAATGCGATCCGGATTGAGCGGCAGCTTGAAGAGCAGGGAAGGCTTCTGCTCGAAGCGAGGCTGGATGCGCTGCAGCGGCAGATCAATCCGCACTTTCTGTTCAACACGCTGAACTCGATTACGTCGCTCGTGCGGTCGCAGCCGGAGCTGGCGCGGGAGATGATCGTGAAGCTGGCAAACATCCTGCGCGTGCTGCTGAAAGATCGCGAGGCGTTTGTCCCTTTCAGCGAGGAGCTCGCGTTTACCGACGACTATCTCGCGATCGAGGTGGTTCGGTTCGGATCGAAGCTGCGGGTGGTGAAGGAGATCGCCGAAGATACGTTGAACATCGTCGTCCCGAGCATGCTGCTGCAGCCCTTGATCGAGAACAGCATCAAGCATGGTCTGGAGCCGCGGATCAGTGGAGGAACGGTGACACTGCGCAGCCGTATCCTCGATGGGCGGCTGGAGATCGAGGTAGAGGACGACGGAGTGGGCATGGCACCGGAGAGCACAGCGGCTTCGCCGGTGAGCGGGCTGGTACGGCCGGGGACGGGCATCGGGATGCGGAACGTTCGGGAGCGGATGGAAGTGCTCTATGGGCACGAGGCGGAGGTGTCGATTGAGAGCCGGCCAGGGCGCGGAACCAAGGTGGTGCTGCTGATGCCGATTCTGGACTCGGGAGCTGGGCCGTGGGCGGAGCTGGGGGCTGTGGCGCAGGTGGGATGGGGCGCGGCAATGAAAGTGATCTCGCGGGGATAG
- a CDS encoding glycerophosphodiester phosphodiesterase family protein: protein MLTLRTLLLWSAATALHGQQSPPPQPQQQPIVCAHRGWLSPAQVENSLPVMEKTARAGVAMIEFDLRRSSDGRLYLLHDATLDRTTNATGPIRSKSAADLGRVHLREPETGRLAEAIPTFDQFLVWAQHQQIELMVDLKDAPPAQVVAALKRYGLLSRAILLTFEDATARAALASDPQVRVSILTKTQAEIDEALKTAGQHPIDLYLPRTAERALFQYAHQRGQTIITDLMDGPDQQFAANGEDVYRAYLKDRPVDILVSNHPEALRQTLGNLR from the coding sequence ATGCTTACCCTTAGAACGCTTCTGCTCTGGTCCGCTGCCACCGCCCTCCACGGGCAACAGTCGCCCCCGCCACAACCGCAGCAACAACCGATCGTGTGCGCTCATCGCGGATGGCTCTCGCCCGCGCAGGTTGAGAACAGCCTGCCTGTCATGGAGAAGACTGCCCGCGCCGGTGTTGCCATGATCGAGTTCGACCTGCGTCGAAGCAGCGATGGGCGTCTCTATCTGCTGCATGACGCCACGTTGGACAGGACGACCAACGCGACTGGGCCAATCCGCTCCAAATCTGCAGCGGATCTCGGTCGAGTCCATCTCCGGGAACCAGAGACCGGGCGTCTCGCGGAAGCAATCCCGACCTTCGATCAGTTTTTGGTCTGGGCGCAACATCAACAGATTGAATTGATGGTCGACCTGAAGGATGCGCCACCAGCCCAGGTTGTTGCTGCGTTGAAGCGGTACGGGCTCCTGAGCCGCGCAATCCTGCTCACCTTCGAAGACGCCACGGCCCGCGCGGCTCTCGCCTCTGATCCCCAGGTCCGAGTCTCAATTCTCACAAAGACGCAGGCCGAAATAGACGAGGCACTGAAGACCGCAGGCCAGCATCCCATCGACCTCTACCTGCCCCGCACCGCCGAGCGCGCCTTGTTTCAGTACGCTCACCAGCGAGGGCAGACGATCATCACCGATCTGATGGATGGTCCTGACCAGCAGTTCGCTGCAAACGGAGAGGATGTCTACCGTGCGTATCTGAAAGACCGCCCAGTAGACATACTCGTTTCGAACCACCCGGAAGCGCTCCGGCAGACGCTTGGCAATCTGCGCTGA
- the gmk gene encoding guanylate kinase, whose amino-acid sequence MAGILFIISAPSGSGKSTLVSQLLTLVEGIEFSISYTTRAPRGSETDGREYHFTTREEFLRMVDAGEFLEWAEVFGNFYGTAASALAHAREQGKDLLLDIDVQGALQVMKKLPEAVSIFILPPSPEVLEMRLRNRSQAERMTIESIIERRLTEAREELKQLSHYRYALVNDVLDQAATELRAIVFSERVVASGERSQADDLDATTAATCRTSTPSPRLEAALATFRNS is encoded by the coding sequence ATGGCAGGCATACTCTTCATCATCTCGGCACCCTCAGGCTCTGGTAAGTCAACGCTGGTCAGCCAGTTGCTCACGCTCGTCGAAGGCATCGAGTTCTCCATCTCCTACACCACGCGCGCCCCGCGTGGCTCGGAGACCGATGGCCGCGAATATCACTTCACCACCCGCGAAGAGTTTCTTCGCATGGTCGATGCTGGGGAATTTCTGGAATGGGCGGAAGTCTTCGGCAACTTCTACGGCACCGCCGCTTCGGCCCTTGCTCATGCTCGCGAGCAGGGCAAGGACCTTCTGCTCGACATCGATGTCCAGGGCGCGCTTCAGGTAATGAAGAAGCTTCCCGAAGCCGTCTCCATCTTCATCCTTCCGCCCAGTCCGGAGGTACTCGAGATGCGCCTTCGCAACCGCAGCCAGGCCGAGCGCATGACCATCGAATCCATCATCGAGCGCCGCCTCACCGAAGCGCGTGAAGAACTCAAGCAACTCAGCCACTACCGGTATGCCCTGGTCAACGATGTGCTCGATCAGGCCGCCACGGAGCTTCGCGCCATCGTGTTCAGCGAACGCGTCGTCGCCTCGGGCGAGCGATCGCAGGCCGATGATCTCGACGCTACGACGGCAGCTACCTGCCGGACCTCCACTCCCTCACCTCGACTCGAAGCCGCTCTCGCAACCTTCCGCAACTCATGA